The Fictibacillus phosphorivorans genomic sequence TAAATTTGAAGAGAACGGATATACGTTTGAAGAGCTTAAGATGATGAACGAAACAAAGAAAATCATGCATTTAGAGAATTTGGAGATTGCTGCAACTTGCGTGCGCTTACCGGTTGAGACTGGACATTCAGAATCTTTATATGCAGAGTTTGAGAATGGTAACCCTTCCGTTCAAGAAATAAGAGAACTACTTAAAACAGCCCCTGGCATCACACTTCAGGATCAACCTGAAGAACAGATCTATCCTATGCCAGCAATAGCTGCAGGACTGCCTGACGTATTTGTTGGTAGAATACGTAAAGACTTAGACCGCGATAACGCATATCACATGTGGGTCGTGTCAGATAACTTACTTAAAGGTGCTGCATATAACTCCGTACAAATCGCAGAGAGCTTAATTAAATTAAATCTGCTTTAAATATATAAAGAAGGTGCATTCATGAAGATAATCGTTCAAAAATTTGGGGGAACTTCTTTAAAAGATGATACAGGCCGCATTGAGGCGATTCGTCATATAAAAAACGCGGTAGAAGAAGGTTATAAAGTCGTTTGTGTCGTTTCAGCGATGGGACGTTTGGGTGATCCGTATGCGACAGACACTTTATTAAGCCTTTTAGGAGATAAAAACAAGATTTCGAATCGAGAACAAGATCTTTTGTTGTCTTGCGGCGAAATTATTTCATCGGTCGTATTTTCTGGGTTGTTAAATGAAAATGGTCTTTCATCTGTAGCTTTAACAGGACCTCAAGCAGGATTCAGAACTAATGATGACTTTTCGAACGCGCGAATTATCGATATGAAAGTCGATCGCATCAAGTCGGAACTTGAAAACAATCAAGTAGTAGTCGTTGCAGGTTATCAAGGACAATCAAAATCTGGGGATATCGCAACACTCGGAAGAGGCGGAAGTGATACGAGTGCTTCAGCCTTAGGTGCTGCTTTAGAAGCTGAATTTATTGATATCTTTACAGATGTAGAAGGAGTCATGACTGCTGACCCTAGACTTGTTAAAGATGCAAGACCTTTATCTGTCGTAACCTATGCAGAGATCTGCAACATGGCGTATCAAGGTGCCAAGGTCATTCATCCACGTGCTGTAGAGATCGCTATGCAAGCGAAGATTCCGTTACGCATCCGTTCAACGTATTCTGATCTTCCAGGAACGCTTGTTACATCAGCTGTAAAAGGTCCTCTTGGTAAAGATGTTCAAGAATCAATCATTACGGGTATTGCACATGTTTCTAACATTACCCAAATTAAAGTGTATGCGAACGATGGTCAGTATGATCTTCACACAAAAGTGTTCAAAGCGATGGCACAAGAACAAATATCAGTAGACTTTATTAACATTAGTCCAAAAGGTGTCGTCTATACGATCATGGAAGATAAGACAGATTTGGCATTAGCAAAATTAAAGGATCTAGGATACGAACCTGAAGTGAACCGAGATTGTGCCAAAGTATCAGCAGTTGGAGCTGGTATCGCAGGAACGCCGGGAGTTACAGCAGCTATCGTAGAATCTCTGTCCAGCAGAAACATACAAATCTTACAATCTGCAGACTCGCATACTACGATTTGGGTTCTTGTAAAGAAAGCAGATCTTATTGAATCAGTAAATGCTCTTCATTCCGCTTTTCGTTTGAATGAGGAAGGAATATCTGCAAACTTACAAGAAATCGTACAGCAGCAGTTTAATGAGTATTGAGGAGTGAAGGAAATGGATTTCGGAAGTATTAGCACCGCGATGGTAACACCTTTTGACAGCAAAGGAAACATTGACTTTGGCAGAACGACAAAATTGGTTAACCATCTGATCAATAATGGAACAGATAGTCTAGTCGTAGCAGGGACTACAGGAGAATCTGCCACATTAACGACAGAAGAAAAAGTAGCCCTTTTTAAACACGTTGTAAAAGTGGTAGATAAAAGAGTTCCTGTGATCGCTGGAACGGGAAGCAACAATACGAAAGCTTCCATCGATCTTTCAAAAAAGGCTGAAGAAATCGGTGTGGATGCGATTATGATCGTAGCGCCCTATTATAATAAACCGAGTCAAGAAGGGATCATCGCCCATTATAAAGCGATCGCAAGTGCTGTAAGCCTTCCGATCATGGCTTATAATATCCCGGGAAGATCAGTGATCTCATTCTCTGTTGATACAGTGCTTCGACTAGCTGAAGTGCCAAACATCGTGGCGTTGAAAGATGCTGGTGGGAATTTAGATACGATGAGTGAAGTGATTGAAAATACACCTGAGGATTTTGTTGTTTACAGCGGAGACGACGGATTAACCCTTCCATCTCTAGCGATAGGAAGTGCAGGAATCGTTTCAGTGGCTTCACATGTGATCGGAAACGAGATGCAAGAGATGATCAAGGCGTTTAGAGACGGTGAGAATAGAGAAGCTGCGCGTATTCATCGAAAGTTGCTTCCGGTTATGCAAGAGCTTTTTAAAGCGCCGAGTCCCGCTCCGGTTAAGACAGCCCTACAAGTAAAAGGACTGGATGTTGGCGGCGTTAGATTGCCGTTACTGCCTTTAAATCAATCTGAAAGAGAAGCTCTCTCTAACAGATTAAATAGCTTATAAAAAGTAGTAAAGAAGGGCTTCGCATGCGAAGCTCTTTTTTCTTATGTACTCATCAGCGATCAATATAAACAAGCCCCCGTCGTACATAGACAGGAGCTTTTTTAATAGGTGAGCGTATTAGTGTTGTCGCGTTTTGTCGAAGATTGTTTAATAAATTTTATCCGTGAAATTATTGACTCTATACGTGAATATATTTTGATTTACCGTGAAAATAAAATGGATTACCGTGAAATTATTAAACGTTGCGATTTCTACAAACAAAAACTTTCACTTAAACTAGATCGAATTGAAGTCGCATCATCTTTTTATAAACAAAAAGGCTTTGATTCAATCAAGAAACATTGAATCAAAGCCTCAATTTTATTCAATTATGATATTTCCGACTCAGTTTTATGTCTCTTCCTATCCTCATATTGGGGCAGTCCAGACTCAGTCAACAGTCAAGAAAGTGTTCTCTGCCTTCAATCATCTTACTTTTGACTTCGACACTCCCATTGTAGCAAAAAAGGTGAGACTACGAAGGCGCTTTGCAAAGGGGGGGATGTAAATAGACTAAGACCAGAGTTCAAAAACAATTAGGAAACACTTTAACCTTATTTTTATTTGTACTTTGCTCAGTCTTGTTTTGTATTCCTCTCATAGAGTATAATGTTTTTAAGTGACGTGATCGGGATTCATTTTTTTTACATACAACATAGGAGGAATATACACATTGTCAAAACAAAATAGAGATAAAATTAAAGTTTTTGCCCTGGGCGGAGTCGGTGAGATCGGCAAAAACATGTATGTCGTGGACACAGGTGAAGAAATCTTTGTCATGGACTCAGGTCTGATGTTTCCTCAAGAGGAAATGCTTGGAATCGATATCGTCATACCAGATGTGACTTACTTGAAGGAAAACCTAGAGCGTGTGACTGGAATCTTCTTAACACATGCCCATGAAGATCATATCGGCGGACTTCCATATGTTTTAAGACAGGTACCTGTGCCTGTATATGGAACTCGTTTAACGTTAGGACTTGTAGAAGCAAAACTAAAAGAAGCGGGACTATTGCGTTCCACAGAATTAAATTTGATCGAAACGAACCAAAAGCTATCATTTAACAGTGCGAAGGTAAGCTTCTTCCACGTAAATCACAGTATTCCAGATGCAGTAGGAATTGCAATTCACACGTCACAGGGAATTATTGCAAATACTGGTGATTTTAAGATCGATCATACACCAATCGATGGACAGCATACTGAATTTGGAAAAATTTCAGCATTGGCTGAAGAAGGTGTACTGTGTTTGCTATCAGATAGTACGAACGCAGAACGACCAGGCTCTACAGGTCCAGAAGCACAAGTTGGACAAGAGATCCTTGATGTTTTCCAAGCGGCAAAAGGAAGAATTATCATAGCTTCTTTTGCTTCAAATGTACACCGTGTTCAGCAAGTTATGAACGCTGCTGCAAAAACAAACAGAAAAGTAGCTGTTAACGGAAGAAGTATGGTGAAAGTTGTTGATATCGCTTCACAACTTGGGTACTTGACGATCGAAAAAGATCTATTAGTAACGATCGATCAAGCAAACGATTACAGTGATGAAAAAGTAGTCATCTTAACAACAGGTAGCCAAGGTGAATCGATGGCAGCGTTGTCTAGAATGGCACAAAAATCACACAAACAGATCGCTCTTCGTCCTTCAGATACAGTCGTAATTGCCGCTACCCCGATACCTGGCAATGAAACTTCAGTTGCGAAGATGGTTGATAAACTGATGCGTACAGGGGCAGATGTTATCTTTGGTCAGAAAAAGGTCCACGTATCCGGACATGGTAGTGCTGAAGAACTTAAGTTCATGCTTAGTATGATGAAACCGAAATACTTCATGCCAGTTCATGGTGAATATAAGATGCAAAAAGCGCATCAAAAATTGGCGATCGAAGTTGGAGTTGAAAAAGACAACATCTTTATCGTGGATAAAGGTGAAGTGGTAGAGTTCGCTAACGGATTCGCTCAAAAAACAGGTAAAGTACCTTCAGGAAACGTATTAGTAGATGGTCTTGGAGTAGGAGATATTGGAAACATCGTACTTCGTGATCGTAAACTATTATCTCAAGATGGAATTTTAGTGGTCGTTGTTACGATCAGTAAAGATTCTCATAAGCTGATTTCAGGTCCTGAGATCATATCAAGAGGCTTTGTGTACGTTCGTGAAAGTGAAGCTCTTCTTCAAGAAGCAAATACAAAAGTTCGTGACGTACTTGAAAAGTGCATGAACGAAAATATGAAAGAATGGTCTAGTCTTAAGTCAAACGTTAGAGATACATTAAGTCAGTATCTGTTCGAAAAAACGAAGAGAAGACCAATGATCATGCCGATCATTATGGAAATTTAACCCGCTGATACAGCGGGTTTTTTATTTTTTTCTCATATGAATGGAAATTACGCCCATACTAAGAAGAACCTAACTTAGAAGGGGTATGAATTATGGATCAGACACCAGAAACAGAAGCACCGCAAACAGATGCACCTAAGAAGGATGAAAGCTCAGGTCTTATACAGAAGATACAGTCGTTAGGACAAACGAACGTACCTACAATGGAAGGCTCGAGTATACATTGTTTGACGATCGTGGGCCAGATCGAAGGGCACATGCAGCTACCTCCTAACAACAAAGCAACAAAATATGAACACTTGATTCCTCAATTAGTAGCCATTGAACAGAATCATAAGATTGAAGGACTGCTTGTCATTCTGAATACAGTAGGTGGAGATGTGGAGGCTGGCCTTGCGATCTCTGAGATGATCGCATCCCTCTCAAAGCCAAGTGTTTCTCTCGTATTAGGAGGAGGACATTCTATAGGAGTACCAATAGCGGTCAGCGCTGATTATTCGTTCATCGCACCAACGGCTACTATGACCATCCATCCCGTTCGACTGACAGGTCTGGTCATTGGAGTTCCACAAACATTTGAGTATTTAGACAAGATGCAGGACCGGGTGATTTCTTTTGTTACGAGCCATTCTGAGATCACGGAAGAGCGATTTAAAGAATTGATGTTTTCTAAAGGGAACTTGACTCGTGATATAGGTACCAATGTGATTGGAACGGATGCCGTAAGTGATGGACTCATAAACGAAGTAGGCGGAGTAGGTCAAGCGCTCAAAAAGTTAAACGAACTGATCGAAGTGAACAAAAAAGAAGAAGATAAAGGATTAACACAATGATCTGGTACACGATGCAGCCTTTCGAATTGATGTTTCCGGAAGAAGGAAACGAACAATCCCTGCAGAATGTAATACTTTATAATAACGTTCCTGTTCTCGTCGAACGTATCGGCGACGAAACTAAGATCGTTCAGATCATGAGCACAGACCCTTCTCATTTTTTACTTGAAGACTGTCAACCTGGAATGGTGCTGCGAAACTTTTAAAAAAGTCATCTAAGAATTATGCTATACTAGTACAAAGCAGCCTTCTGATTTGCAGGGCTGCTTTTCTTTCTATTTTTGTTCATACATACATAATTGAGGCAAGCTAGCGAGGTGAAAAAAATGGCAAAAAACAAGAAAAAGAAAGCGAAGAATAAAGGCAGGTGGAAAGAGCAGCTGACGTATGAGATAGCAGGGCTCGCCATATTGGCGTTGTCCTCTTTAGCACTTGCTAAGATGGGCAACGTAGGAATGGCTTTTGTTCATCTTCTCCGTTTCTTTAGTGGAGAATGGTATGGCATACTTTTGCTCGGTTGTATCTTATTATCCTTTTATTTGATCTGGAAAAGAAGCTGGCCGGTTCTCATATCCAAAAAATTAACAGGTGTTTATATCCTTTTCTTTTCATTTTTAGTATTGAGCCACTTAACGTTGTTCGAACATTTAACAAACGGTGGAGAA encodes the following:
- the dapG gene encoding aspartate kinase; amino-acid sequence: MKIIVQKFGGTSLKDDTGRIEAIRHIKNAVEEGYKVVCVVSAMGRLGDPYATDTLLSLLGDKNKISNREQDLLLSCGEIISSVVFSGLLNENGLSSVALTGPQAGFRTNDDFSNARIIDMKVDRIKSELENNQVVVVAGYQGQSKSGDIATLGRGGSDTSASALGAALEAEFIDIFTDVEGVMTADPRLVKDARPLSVVTYAEICNMAYQGAKVIHPRAVEIAMQAKIPLRIRSTYSDLPGTLVTSAVKGPLGKDVQESIITGIAHVSNITQIKVYANDGQYDLHTKVFKAMAQEQISVDFINISPKGVVYTIMEDKTDLALAKLKDLGYEPEVNRDCAKVSAVGAGIAGTPGVTAAIVESLSSRNIQILQSADSHTTIWVLVKKADLIESVNALHSAFRLNEEGISANLQEIVQQQFNEY
- the dapA gene encoding 4-hydroxy-tetrahydrodipicolinate synthase; amino-acid sequence: MDFGSISTAMVTPFDSKGNIDFGRTTKLVNHLINNGTDSLVVAGTTGESATLTTEEKVALFKHVVKVVDKRVPVIAGTGSNNTKASIDLSKKAEEIGVDAIMIVAPYYNKPSQEGIIAHYKAIASAVSLPIMAYNIPGRSVISFSVDTVLRLAEVPNIVALKDAGGNLDTMSEVIENTPEDFVVYSGDDGLTLPSLAIGSAGIVSVASHVIGNEMQEMIKAFRDGENREAARIHRKLLPVMQELFKAPSPAPVKTALQVKGLDVGGVRLPLLPLNQSEREALSNRLNSL
- a CDS encoding ribonuclease J, yielding MSKQNRDKIKVFALGGVGEIGKNMYVVDTGEEIFVMDSGLMFPQEEMLGIDIVIPDVTYLKENLERVTGIFLTHAHEDHIGGLPYVLRQVPVPVYGTRLTLGLVEAKLKEAGLLRSTELNLIETNQKLSFNSAKVSFFHVNHSIPDAVGIAIHTSQGIIANTGDFKIDHTPIDGQHTEFGKISALAEEGVLCLLSDSTNAERPGSTGPEAQVGQEILDVFQAAKGRIIIASFASNVHRVQQVMNAAAKTNRKVAVNGRSMVKVVDIASQLGYLTIEKDLLVTIDQANDYSDEKVVILTTGSQGESMAALSRMAQKSHKQIALRPSDTVVIAATPIPGNETSVAKMVDKLMRTGADVIFGQKKVHVSGHGSAEELKFMLSMMKPKYFMPVHGEYKMQKAHQKLAIEVGVEKDNIFIVDKGEVVEFANGFAQKTGKVPSGNVLVDGLGVGDIGNIVLRDRKLLSQDGILVVVVTISKDSHKLISGPEIISRGFVYVRESEALLQEANTKVRDVLEKCMNENMKEWSSLKSNVRDTLSQYLFEKTKRRPMIMPIIMEI
- a CDS encoding ClpP family protease, with amino-acid sequence MDQTPETEAPQTDAPKKDESSGLIQKIQSLGQTNVPTMEGSSIHCLTIVGQIEGHMQLPPNNKATKYEHLIPQLVAIEQNHKIEGLLVILNTVGGDVEAGLAISEMIASLSKPSVSLVLGGGHSIGVPIAVSADYSFIAPTATMTIHPVRLTGLVIGVPQTFEYLDKMQDRVISFVTSHSEITEERFKELMFSKGNLTRDIGTNVIGTDAVSDGLINEVGGVGQALKKLNELIEVNKKEEDKGLTQ
- a CDS encoding YlzJ-like family protein — its product is MIWYTMQPFELMFPEEGNEQSLQNVILYNNVPVLVERIGDETKIVQIMSTDPSHFLLEDCQPGMVLRNF